A single window of Pseudarthrobacter psychrotolerans DNA harbors:
- a CDS encoding DNA topoisomerase IB, whose amino-acid sequence MRLRRSNANGRGYRRVPAGTGFSYRDLDGSTLPPGTVRDRLESIGIPPAWTDVWIAPFDNGHIQATGLDAVGRRQYIYHPEWRERTDRVKFDRALQLAESLPTARRLVTLDLRSDGPSRERVLAAAFRMLDSGSLRVGSERYTNENGSRGLATLLCAHVHVRRECLELSFPAKSGKDWESEIHDADLAALVRTLKRRGGNARLLAFKDGRTWRPVTSADINAYVKERTGLDFTAKDFRTLHGTVAAAVSLARSGPQPTVAARKGAISVAMLEASAVLGNTPSIARTSYVDPRLLDHFAAGETIDPKRMDSAEAELRALLYRESDVVPLQHI is encoded by the coding sequence GTGAGGCTCCGCCGCAGCAACGCGAACGGCCGAGGCTACCGGCGCGTGCCCGCCGGGACGGGCTTCAGCTACCGGGACCTGGACGGTTCCACGCTGCCGCCGGGGACCGTCCGGGACCGGCTGGAAAGCATCGGCATCCCACCGGCCTGGACGGACGTGTGGATTGCGCCGTTCGACAACGGGCACATCCAAGCCACGGGCCTGGACGCCGTGGGCCGGCGGCAGTACATCTACCATCCTGAATGGCGCGAGCGGACGGACCGGGTGAAGTTCGACCGCGCCCTGCAGCTGGCGGAGTCGCTGCCCACCGCCCGGCGGCTGGTCACCCTGGACCTGCGCAGCGACGGTCCCAGCCGGGAACGCGTGCTGGCGGCGGCGTTCCGGATGCTGGACAGCGGGTCACTCAGGGTGGGATCCGAGCGGTACACCAACGAGAACGGCAGCCGCGGCCTGGCAACGCTCCTGTGTGCGCATGTCCACGTCCGGAGGGAGTGCCTGGAGCTGAGCTTTCCGGCCAAGAGCGGCAAGGACTGGGAATCGGAGATCCACGACGCCGACCTCGCCGCCCTGGTGCGGACGCTCAAGCGCCGCGGCGGAAATGCCAGGTTGCTGGCGTTCAAGGACGGCCGGACCTGGCGGCCGGTCACAAGCGCAGACATTAACGCCTACGTTAAGGAGCGGACGGGCCTGGACTTCACCGCCAAGGACTTCCGCACCCTGCACGGCACCGTGGCGGCCGCCGTCAGCCTGGCGCGCAGCGGTCCGCAACCTACGGTGGCGGCTCGGAAGGGCGCCATCAGCGTGGCCATGCTGGAGGCTTCCGCGGTGCTGGGTAACACGCCGTCGATCGCCCGCACGAGCTATGTCGATCCCCGGCTCCTGGACCACTTTGCCGCCGGGGAGACCATCGACCCCAAACGCATGGACTCCGCGGAGGCCGAACTTCGGGCCCTGCTGTACCGCGAAAGCGACGTGGTGCCGCTGCAACACATTTAG
- the rarD gene encoding EamA family transporter RarD: protein MPTTAVTAPSGLKAVDKETTAGVLFGFGAYGLWGLLPLYFFALMPAGAVEIVANRVVWSLLFCVFLITVTRSWRTLAAAFRDRSVFGSLALAAALIAVNWLTYTYGVTTGQAVEAALGYFINPLVSVLLGVFVLKEKLRPLQWAAVGIGFVAVGVLTVSYGKLPWIALTLAFSFGMYGFVKKRVGPKVDAVTSLSVETIVLAPLAAVTMVLLGVTGTATLASQGPGHFWLLAASGVITAVPLLFFGASARRLPMTTIGLLQYVAPLLQFIVALVVFQEAMTASRWIGFGVVWLALLLLTVDMLGATRKNSRNRKRAKQNAAS, encoded by the coding sequence TTGCCCACGACCGCTGTCACCGCTCCATCCGGTCTTAAGGCTGTGGACAAGGAGACGACGGCGGGAGTCCTGTTCGGGTTCGGCGCGTACGGGTTGTGGGGGCTGCTTCCCCTGTACTTCTTCGCGCTGATGCCCGCCGGAGCGGTGGAGATCGTGGCCAACCGCGTGGTCTGGTCGCTGCTGTTCTGCGTCTTCCTGATCACCGTAACCCGGTCCTGGCGCACGCTCGCCGCGGCCTTCCGCGACCGCTCGGTGTTCGGTTCGCTGGCCCTCGCGGCGGCACTCATTGCCGTGAACTGGCTGACGTACACGTACGGCGTGACCACCGGCCAGGCCGTCGAAGCCGCCCTGGGCTACTTCATCAACCCCCTGGTCTCGGTCCTCCTGGGGGTGTTTGTCCTCAAGGAGAAGCTGCGCCCGCTCCAGTGGGCCGCCGTCGGAATCGGTTTTGTCGCAGTAGGCGTGCTCACGGTGAGCTACGGCAAACTGCCCTGGATCGCCCTGACGCTGGCTTTCAGCTTCGGCATGTACGGGTTTGTAAAGAAACGCGTTGGCCCCAAGGTGGATGCGGTGACCAGCCTCAGCGTTGAGACCATCGTGCTGGCCCCGCTCGCCGCCGTGACCATGGTGCTCCTGGGCGTTACCGGTACCGCCACCCTGGCCAGCCAGGGGCCCGGGCACTTCTGGCTCCTCGCGGCCTCAGGCGTGATCACTGCGGTGCCGCTGCTGTTCTTCGGCGCGTCGGCCCGCCGGCTGCCCATGACCACCATCGGGCTGCTGCAGTACGTCGCCCCGCTCCTGCAGTTCATCGTGGCGCTGGTGGTGTTCCAGGAAGCCATGACCGCCAGCCGTTGGATCGGCTTCGGCGTCGTGTGGCTCGCCCTGCTGCTGCTGACCGTCGACATGCTCGGCGCCACCCGCAAAAACTCGAGGAACAGGAAGCGGGCAAAGCAGAATGCAGCCTCGTAA
- a CDS encoding FAD-dependent oxidoreductase, which produces MQPRNVDLLVVGGGKAGKSLAMDLAAAGQSVAMVERGMIGGTCINVACIPTKTLVNSARLLKTMRRAAEFGITGAESPAIDIDLLRRRKDDVVGTMVAGQRKSFLASGMDLVIGEAKFVADRTVEVALDGGGTRTISGTNVVINTGMVPSLPPIDGLAGANVQTSESILRLQELPASMVVLGGGYIGAEYASMLNLMGVRVTVVQRGTHLLGREDPDVAAAVAEAFTRDGIELRLGVEATRVTRAADGTVHMELSDGGTVSAEDILVALGREPVTAGLGLEKTGVELTPRGFVAVDQHLRTTASGVWAAGDVAGSPQFTHASWNDFRILKANLAGGSLSTKDRLVPYAVFITPELGRVGLTETEARAAGHNVRVARMPVSAIPRARTIGELDGVWTAVVDRDTDLILGAALLSAEASEVIAVVQMVMLGGLRYQQVRDAVITHPTMAEGLQLLLSDAFLE; this is translated from the coding sequence ATGCAGCCTCGTAACGTGGATCTTCTGGTGGTAGGCGGCGGCAAGGCAGGAAAGTCGCTGGCCATGGACCTGGCCGCGGCCGGTCAAAGCGTGGCCATGGTGGAACGCGGAATGATCGGCGGCACCTGTATTAACGTGGCCTGCATCCCCACCAAAACCCTCGTCAACAGCGCCCGGCTCCTCAAAACCATGCGCCGCGCGGCCGAGTTCGGCATCACCGGCGCCGAGTCCCCCGCCATCGACATTGACCTCCTCCGCCGCCGCAAGGACGACGTTGTGGGCACCATGGTGGCCGGTCAGCGGAAGTCCTTCCTTGCCTCGGGCATGGACCTGGTGATCGGGGAGGCCAAGTTCGTGGCGGACCGCACCGTGGAGGTGGCGCTCGACGGCGGCGGCACCCGCACCATCAGCGGCACCAACGTGGTCATTAACACCGGCATGGTCCCGTCCCTGCCTCCCATCGACGGGCTCGCGGGCGCCAATGTCCAGACCAGCGAAAGCATCCTCCGGCTCCAGGAACTGCCGGCCAGTATGGTGGTGTTGGGCGGCGGCTACATCGGCGCCGAATATGCGTCGATGCTCAATTTGATGGGCGTGCGCGTCACGGTGGTGCAACGTGGTACGCACCTGCTGGGCCGCGAAGACCCTGACGTCGCGGCCGCCGTGGCCGAGGCCTTCACCCGTGACGGCATCGAGCTCCGGCTCGGAGTGGAGGCCACCCGGGTCACCCGCGCCGCCGACGGTACAGTTCACATGGAACTTTCCGACGGCGGCACAGTCTCAGCGGAGGACATCCTGGTGGCACTGGGCCGCGAGCCGGTCACGGCCGGGCTGGGACTGGAGAAGACCGGCGTCGAGCTCACGCCGCGCGGGTTTGTGGCAGTGGACCAGCACCTGCGCACCACGGCCTCCGGCGTCTGGGCAGCCGGCGACGTTGCCGGCTCCCCGCAGTTCACCCACGCGTCCTGGAACGATTTCCGCATCCTCAAAGCCAACCTGGCCGGAGGATCACTGAGCACCAAGGACCGGCTGGTTCCCTACGCAGTCTTCATCACCCCGGAGCTCGGCCGGGTGGGCCTGACCGAGACCGAGGCACGCGCGGCCGGACACAACGTCCGCGTGGCCCGCATGCCCGTTTCCGCCATTCCCCGGGCCCGCACCATCGGCGAGCTCGACGGCGTCTGGACAGCCGTCGTCGACCGTGACACCGACCTGATCCTCGGCGCAGCCCTGCTCAGCGCCGAGGCCAGCGAGGTGATCGCTGTGGTCCAGATGGTGATGCTCGGCGGCCTGCGCTACCAGCAGGTGCGCGACGCCGTGATCACCCATCCAACCATGGCCGAGGGGCTCCAACTGCTCCTCAGCGACGCCTTCCTGGAATAG
- a CDS encoding endo-1,4-beta-xylanase: protein MVGRTHTLMVVLASGLLVVLGGCSSPEPTPEPDVTVDLLHENWKDVPGVTAGGDGLQITATARRIVQQDGGGGQPNPPLNLAGTHLVVGGDFTLSATFADVTADASWALYDRPPVIADEFRVEPAGLRLTLQGDDLKIAVFDGTQRSDMTQPVPVHDEHVRVSDPGAPLTVHRSGDTLRIASGADTLSTLPLGKVFSSGNLWLGLSSDSGAFDVTSLKAAAPESAGLRTSGAAAADVQPSADGLQALAARTRPDFRIGAAVALGPLTGDADYAREFVGNFGALTPENAMKPQFLSPQQGVYTFEEADAIIAIAESKGMIVHGHTIAFTEAMPRWMQELPSGTDAERRSSATALRDYVTTVVTHFKGRLDSLDVVNEPFDVDQGTSFQQNIWYRVLGPNYPAVVSQVVHDADPDVKQFINENGADVPGHRQDALLKLALDTNAQGGHIYGVGLQAHVYDLETDAISSGELSRTLATFEAAGLRVRISENDVTDGQGTDAQAEQYATVLATCLRSRACVSYTTWGVDDRYDWLTDNHGSVKQGHDFLFDDGHPTPAYDAMRRALGG, encoded by the coding sequence ATGGTTGGGCGCACGCACACACTGATGGTGGTGCTGGCGTCCGGCCTTCTTGTCGTCCTCGGCGGCTGCTCCTCACCCGAGCCGACACCGGAGCCCGATGTCACGGTTGACCTGCTGCATGAGAACTGGAAGGACGTCCCGGGCGTGACGGCCGGCGGCGACGGCCTGCAGATCACCGCCACCGCCAGGCGCATCGTCCAGCAGGATGGCGGGGGAGGCCAGCCGAACCCGCCGCTCAACCTGGCCGGCACACACCTCGTGGTCGGCGGGGATTTCACACTCAGCGCGACGTTCGCCGACGTGACCGCGGACGCGTCATGGGCTCTGTACGACCGGCCCCCGGTGATCGCCGACGAGTTCCGCGTCGAGCCGGCGGGCCTGCGGCTCACCCTCCAGGGCGACGACCTGAAGATTGCCGTCTTCGACGGCACGCAGCGGAGCGACATGACGCAGCCGGTCCCAGTGCACGACGAGCACGTGAGGGTGAGCGACCCGGGAGCGCCGCTCACGGTGCACCGGTCCGGCGACACGCTGAGGATCGCCAGCGGCGCGGACACGCTCTCCACACTGCCCCTCGGAAAGGTGTTCTCGTCCGGGAACCTGTGGCTCGGATTGTCGAGCGATTCCGGGGCCTTCGACGTCACCTCCCTCAAGGCGGCTGCGCCGGAGAGCGCCGGCTTGCGGACGTCGGGGGCCGCGGCGGCCGACGTCCAGCCGTCGGCCGACGGCCTGCAGGCTCTGGCCGCCAGAACCCGGCCGGACTTCCGGATCGGCGCGGCCGTGGCGCTCGGCCCGCTGACCGGCGACGCGGACTACGCGCGGGAGTTCGTCGGCAACTTCGGCGCCCTCACGCCGGAGAACGCGATGAAGCCGCAGTTCCTCTCCCCGCAGCAGGGCGTCTACACCTTCGAGGAAGCGGACGCGATCATCGCCATCGCGGAGAGCAAGGGCATGATCGTGCACGGCCACACCATCGCCTTCACTGAGGCGATGCCGCGCTGGATGCAGGAGTTGCCCAGCGGCACGGACGCGGAGCGCCGGTCCAGCGCCACAGCCCTGCGCGACTACGTCACCACCGTGGTGACGCACTTCAAGGGACGGCTCGACTCGCTCGACGTCGTCAACGAGCCGTTCGACGTCGACCAGGGGACCAGCTTCCAGCAGAACATCTGGTATCGCGTCCTCGGGCCCAACTACCCCGCGGTCGTCTCCCAGGTCGTCCATGATGCCGATCCGGACGTCAAGCAGTTCATCAACGAGAACGGGGCCGACGTGCCGGGGCACCGCCAGGACGCGCTGCTCAAGCTGGCACTCGACACCAACGCCCAGGGCGGCCACATCTACGGCGTTGGGCTTCAGGCGCACGTCTACGACCTCGAGACCGACGCCATTTCGTCGGGAGAGCTGTCCAGGACGCTCGCCACCTTCGAGGCGGCCGGCCTCCGTGTGCGCATCTCGGAGAACGACGTCACAGACGGTCAGGGGACGGACGCACAGGCGGAGCAGTACGCCACGGTGCTGGCCACCTGTCTGCGTTCGCGTGCCTGCGTCTCCTACACGACGTGGGGTGTGGACGACCGCTACGACTGGTTGACCGACAACCACGGCAGCGTGAAGCAGGGCCACGACTTCCTGTTCGACGACGGGCATCCGACGCCCGCGTACGACGCGATGAGGCGTGCGCTGGGCGGCTGA